The genomic segment CTCCCCACTGGATGGGAAGCCAGATTACCCCCAGCTGGTCCCCATTGGGACTGGGGCAACTGGGGTAAAGTACCTTGCtgaaggtacaacagcagtatcAGCAGCAGCATCAACTTGAAGCCACGACCTTTCAGTTATGAGATATGCCCTCAACACTACGTTGCCTCCAAACCACAGCAGCTAAGGATACCTAAACCACACTTGCAGGTCGATGTATGCTACCTGCCTGCACCCTGGCTTTTAAGACCACCCACGTGTGTGGTTTGGATACAGGGCACCATGAATTCTGcactgagagctgtgtctctgcttCGGCTTTCAGGTGGTGAGAAAGAAGACGAGATAGTTCGAGTGGACATTCTGGAAAACCAGGCGATGGACTTCCGCAACGGCTTTGTCATCCTCTGCTACAGAGACTACGTGAGTAACGGTGATAAGTGCTCACGTAGCACCGTAGCGGTGATAAGTGATTTACTGCTACTTTAATAGTTTCAGTATTAAAGTAGCAGTAAATTTCACCAGGCTTTAACCTGCAACTGCAACATTTGGCCCATAATCTAAAGACTGGAGGCATGTCCACCAAGCATCAAACATATGACCTTAATTATAACTTCTGGGCTCTAGGCTCCTGATGGGAGGGATAGGGGTTCAAATGCCAGGTGGGACACTGCTGTTATACCTTGAGGGAAAGGTACTTTGATAAGAAAGGTAACCATAACTTCTGTGTTGCTTTGGTCAACCAAATCATGTCCTGACGCAGAGCTGCCCCTGTAATGTAAGGCTGAATGCAGAATGTCACAAAGCATCACGCACATGACGGAGATGTAAGAGAAGTTCAGGAGGAAGGTTTGATCCTAATCTCGCTCgctggtgtacagtatataggattCACAACTGAGACTTCCGTAGTGCATCTCTCTCATGCCCCTCCTGCCACCACATCTGTACACCTGCAGCACCCTGGCTCAGTCCTCAGAGTAATGAAGGGGGGTGGCTGGGCAGCCTCACTCTTCTTTCAGTGCTGCCAGTACCTTCAGCCAGGTGTACTTCTCCAAATACAGGCTGTATATCTCGTCTCTCTTGCATCTGTTAGGTTCTAGCCAAACTGCGGATATAATCATTATAACTGGTCATTGAGACCAACGAgtcattaatgttttttatccCCTGATGCCTCAGATTAGTGTGACTCAGGCAGAGGGTTGTGAATGTCCACTTTCTCCTTGTGCGTGGCAAACATTGCTGAACAAGCTTCTTCTTTTTGCTAATTGAACTCTTGCAGGATAACCAGAAGTCTGCATACCTGGAGAAGCTCCCAAGTGTCCTGAAGCAGTTCTCCAACTTCATGGGAGAGAGGAAGTGGTTTGCAGGAGATAAGGTTGGGGAAAAATGAATTCTGAAAATGGACAGATACTGTGGGCTACTTATAACTGATCTTAATGTGGACATGGGTAACCAGACTTACTTCATCTATAATACCTCCTTGAGATAGAATCCAGCTCGCTTTTCTGACAAGctataaaaactttatttaaaaaaaagttgaatgCTGCTTCTACACAATGCTAGATTGTCATATGAAGCATTAAATGCAAACTATGAGTGAAACCTTAACTGTTCTCTCTCTGATAGATCACTTTTGTTGACTTCATCATGTACGAGCTGTTGGACCAGCACCGAATGTTTGAACCCAAGTGTCTCGATGATTTCAAGAATCTGAAGGAGTTCCTTGACAGGTTTGAGGtgagtgtctgttttttttgttccctgGTGAATCAGTGGAAAGGAAAGGTGGCTTTTTGTTTGGGTGAAAAGCAGcgtgttaaaatgttaaatgtctgCAATGCCAgcatactgcattattttattgtgtaaaTGTCCCATTTTTCTGAAACTCTAGGACATGAcattttgtaaaacagattATTGTTAATCACTGAACAGTACTGTTAATCCATCCAGGCTTGCATGTTCTCTATTGAGATTTTGTTTACTTGCCCCATTCTTGAATCTTGCAGTTCAGCCATTAGTAAATGGGTATTAACAGAtctgttgttttaattaaaatacctcTTGAAATTTAGTTTTATATTGAACAGCATTTTCTAGCTGGCGTGTCAACACAGGGATGTGCCTGAGTAAGGTTCTACAGCTGACATTGTTTctcctttttacttttaagcatggaattaaTGTTGTTATTTTGCAGCCAATTCAAAGTGCTGACCCATTCAAAGCTCTTCCAGCTCATTACAATATGGGCAAGGCTACCTCCTGCTAACAGGTTTGTGTGCTTCTCTGGCAGGCGCTGGAGAAGATTGGGGCCTACATGAAATCAAAGAATTTCATCAAGACCCCCGTAAATAACAAGATGGCAAAGTGGGGAAACAAGAAGGAATGAAGTAAAGGATTTGTGGAAATCCAATACAGGAAAATACAGcagttcaaaatatttttggaaacaTGTGTCTTAGAACAAGGAGAATTGTCAAATTTGTTAAATTTTCTCTAACTGACCTAACAAAAACTAGGACTGAGTTGTGATAACCACctctgttttctaaaataaaggCAACTGTTAAAAGTTAAGGGTGTGATTGCTTTATTGCTCTATAAATACATGCGATTAATAAGTTAGAACTTTGTaaaatttttacatttctagGCAGGGTAGTTAACAGCTCTGAATTACAGGAAGGATGCATGCAGATTATTTTtccaatttaaatataataatttatctTTGCAGTTGGTATAGCAATGTAGCGCTCTTGTCAATTAGTAATTAAACCTGTGtaagtttttaaaagtgtgatcaCAGTGAAGGGCTTTTTTATTGGAATTGATTAATGGTTTATCTTCACAACACTTTTAATAAATGACAAACTCATTTTGTAAGAAtgccattttttcagaaagggcAATTTATGTACATTGTTTATGCATTTGGTTTATATAAACATGttgttacagttttaaaatttgttACAGTAATTAAATTACTGAATTTTTCATGCCATTGATATATTAGTATCACTAAGTCATTaacaagagaaatgtgttttcagaGCAGATTCTACATACCACTCTAATCAGAAGTGCACTGGTATATCATGCAAAAATACACCACTTCAACTTTATATTTGTCTTCTCATTTAACACAAACTCCTTCTTTATTGTTGTATATGTGTTCTCAGAGATTTCTAACTGAGATCCACATGTACATCAATGAGTCCAACATGTAGAAGAGAAGCTAGTGGGCCCACTGGGTTATAATGCAGTGCAGAACTACCAGCACTACCAATGAACCAGTTTTACAAAAATGACTTTTAGTTTTTGAAGGGGACGGGGGACTTTGATGGTAACAAACAGGATTGTGAGTGCACAGACAACCTGTCTCTTAAGAGTTTCACAGCTCAGCTGTAGTCTCTCCATGCTCAGCGATAGTATGGGTCTTGTCCACTTTCACTGGCAAgctatgaaaacaaaatacaattaagCCATTACAGAGTTGACATGAAATCCATATTAAAGGCTCCTTTCATTCAGTGCCGAGAAGTGTCGGGTTTACGGTGACCATAACTGATTATAGTTATGGAACTTCATTGTTTAagatttttgtatgttttttcataaagttcattttttcttttctgaatgctgaaggattcatgtatttgtggccttttaatttaaattcctgACAGATTAAACAGTCAGGGTTGCAGTGTGCCACTGTGCTGGAGACCTCCAATTCATTAAATCAAACCCTGAATGGTGTGGACTTTGTACAGTGATGAGTGTAGCTCTCACTGGCccacagtggtgtgtgtgttgggggatTGTTTAAGGAACTCACTGCTAGTGAAGACTTGACAGCCTGCAGCTGGAAGAAGACCCTTCCACCTTCCTCTGGACAAACCGACTTCAGCTCGTCACGCGTCATTCCCAGGAGCAGAGACCCACTGAGCACGCCCAGACAGCGTACTgttctgcagacacacacagctttCTGGTGAGAAACTGTACCACCTTCTTCTTGTTCATTGTGGCATACTGAAACTCAAGTAGACGGTTGGATTTTGTCATTAGCTCTGCCTGAAAACATATGATGCACTTCTTCCACATCTTGCAtggaatattttatttcactgaATAAAACATCTTCAGTGAGCATTCATGTAGCTAAATTTATCTTAGCtgagaaaatacatttgaatgagattaATGGTGATGGCATTTACTGAAAGGAATTATTAGTTTCAATACATTTAATTCTTGCACGCAACTGTTAGACATAAGGTATGCATGGTTTGTTAACAATTACACCAGAAACAGTCACAACATAGAAGCAAGAATCCATGAACTGAGCAGGGGTATATATCTACTAGGCCTTACATTTTGGAAAAGCCCTTGTATTCCAACCAGGCTTTCACTTCCTGAGGCTTGGAAGTCTTGTTCAGACTTGGAGGATTCAGCACATCCTAGGAAAGGAAGAAGGGGGTGCGGGGGCGGTGTTGAAGACATTAAACTTTCAGTTAGCATGCTTCCCTGCCTTTGCGATAAGCTTCACTGTCGCCATGCCCTCCACCCACCCTTATCTCTGAAGACTGCCCCACTCTAGAGTCCAGATGAAGAGTGCTGATGCCCAACAGTGAGAATGA from the Lepisosteus oculatus isolate fLepOcu1 chromosome 5, fLepOcu1.hap2, whole genome shotgun sequence genome contains:
- the LOC138239204 gene encoding glutathione S-transferase Mu 3-like, translating into MSMVLAYWDIRGLAQPIRLLLEYTGTKYEEKFYSCGQAPDYDKSCWFGEKEKLGMDFPNLPYLIDGDRKITQSNAIIRYIARKHNLCGEKEDEIVRVDILENQAMDFRNGFVILCYRDYDNQKSAYLEKLPSVLKQFSNFMGERKWFAGDKITFVDFIMYELLDQHRMFEPKCLDDFKNLKEFLDRFEALEKIGAYMKSKNFIKTPVNNKMAKWGNKKE